TTATTGATGTTGTCCAGTGTACAAAACCTCAAATCAAAAACAAAGCTTTACTCTTTTAACTGGGAGAAACTTGCAAGCATATTCGACCTTGAATTCGCCAGCTCTACAATCAATTCAAGCGCTGCATCAAAATAAGGGTACAGTTAAATCAAAACATATATGAGACTGGATAAGCTTCTGTAATAAAAATCAAACCtgtttcaaatgaaatttggGCTGTTCGCAGTTTTGGAGAAACCAATGCTCCAAAGACTGATAGTGCTTTTGATCTCGCTTTTCGTACCTAAAGTACAAAATGGCCACAATGGGAATAGATAAATGTGAAAGTACAGGAAGTATAGTACAGCTTCCTTATTCACTATCCCAAAATGCAGCTTTATGATACCTCAGCAGCTATGTATTTAGTCTACTGAAATACATAATTTCTGTAGTATTGAAGTCATACCAACGACATCTTGAATCAAGCATACCAGGGGTGAAGTTCACCACTCAAGCACAAAAAACTTTTAGTTTTGGCATTTCCCATTACTAGCGATGTATCTTTTTGTTGCCTCCAAGCAACGTTTCACTATCTGATATCATAGCCTCAAGTTTCAAGAAATAGagttttagaaaaaaaacttaCATGACTGCTAGTGTCAGCACCAGTAGATGAATCTGATGTGGTTGCATCCCTTTCATGGTTTCCATCTTCATGACAAGAGGTTGAGTCAAGCAAATAGATTTAATCAGCGCATTTGCTACTTAACAGGGAGTAGAAATATGTCACACTCTAATACCCGGGGTAGTAGCTGATCCTCGATGCCTCAACTTTGGCTCAGTACTAGCTTGCTCAGTGACATCATAGGTGGAGTTACATTCTTCTTGCAAAGACAACTTCGATAGGGCAAAGTGTGGTTTCGACTCTGAAATATGATTGAAGAATATTTTACTAATTATGATTTAACAACTGTAGCAAACAGCTTGCACTTTATGTATCAATGTGCCCTTCTAGCTTTCTTTGAAGTAAACTTCAATGAAACAAACCAGGAACCAGAttcaagagaaaagaaaagtatTTCTAAAATCTAGTAGTGGTTCTTCAATGCTGATAGATAGTAATTTACCTGATGGTTCCAGGCCAGAATGATCAACAACTTGCAGCTTAGTGGCAGCAGACTGTTCTTTATGATCAAACAGTGTACTTGAAACACGTGATGGGCCCATAGAATGGCGAGCACTTGCCATATCGAGCCACCCCTAGGAACAAAAATATTCATGTTTAATCAGTACTGAAACAGCAAGATGACTTGGTGCATATTGATCTACAAGCCAAAAAAGCTAAAAATATGAAGGAGCACCACACAGATAGTGCCCAATGAACATCGCATAGAAGGAACTAGCTTTTGAATATTGTCGATAAAGATGTATGATTTGGATCTGGATTTCTTGCAGGGCACTACAATTAAGTAGGGATGCAGATGATAGTGCAACATATACACAATGCGAGGTAACTGAAAAAAAGGATAGAGCACTACGAATTCACACCAATCACAGAGTAACCACAGCTGATGTTAAAATGGTCTTACCAAAACATCATGAAACTATTGCTACATGCTAGGATGAGAGACATGTTCTACTTAAGGATTTGGCAATATTCATAAAAACACTTCTTTCTCGTTGAACTGATCGATTAGTACTTCACTGGAGTCAATGTATTTCGCTTAATCAACGATGCACCATAGATCGTGCAAGGCTGGACCGGACAACAATAGTAGCTAGTGGAGTACCTGACGAAGAGCGGAGGAGAGGGAGTCCATGAGGACGAGGTAGCCGTCCACCGAGTCCATGAATTGCAGgatctcctcgtcgtcgtcgcctcgCGGCCGCCCGTGCTCCCCCATAGTGCCGTCGATCTCTCCCGCGCTTTCCACCCCAGGGGGGGATTCCACGAGCCGCAGATCCTCCGTTGCCGCCGCCATCCAGTCCCTGGATCCCGACGCACCAGAACCTAAACCCCTCGCACTGGCGAATCTAGGATCTGATGTTAGGGTGGTCCaacaaggcaaaaaaaaaaaaattaaataccaCAATGGCTTAGTAAAATGTCTTACAAATATCTTCAAACTCATAATTGCTAAACCTTTCTCTTAATTTAATGAGAGCCCCATTGAGTCTCACCAGACGTAGCCTTTCTCTTGATTTAACCCCTTTCCAGTTTGTAGTTCACCACATTCAATTGCTTTCAAGATATTTTGAAGATTAATATTTCGAATCATGTCACGACGCTTACTAGAAACCCCAACTATTAATTTTACCATGATTAATTGGGCTACCAATCTAGAAGACTAGAACTCGCAGGGCAACTGTGCAGGCAGCAAGATGGAAGCTAATTACCTTGCAGTCGCAGATCGCAGGCCGCGGCACGCGCTCCGCCTCCAGCCTCCGTGCGGCAGTGCCCTCCGCAGGCGCGGAGACGCCGCCCAGTCCTGACGccggcacgccgccggccgccgcccgcacccgcGTGCTCCCGGTCCTGGGCGATGTGCGGGCGCCACCAGCCGCTAGCACCTAGCAGTAGCAGCTCGTAGCAGTCCTGGCTCGTAGCAGCGCTGCCCGGAACCTGctgcccggccgccgctcgctggccgctggccgccggccgcccgcagCCCGCCCccaagcagtggcggagccaggcgGCTGGGTATGCCgaacataaaaaaattgaaGCTAATACATAATATAATGGACAAGTAAGTTATTACAACCATAATAAATTTATAATAATAATCTATGCCAACCTTTTTGGTGCTGGTGCTGGGGCGCTGGCGCTGGTGTGGCGAGGCACCTGTGGTCTGCCACTGCTGGAGTGCCGATTTGGGGGACAGGCCGAGGGCCGAGGGCCAAGAGCCGAGGGCTGGAGGTGCACTCGAGCGAACGCGGAGCCGGGGGACGAGGGCTCAGGGCGAGCCGTAAGCATAGAGACAGAGAGAGCAATTCTTTTGCATTTTAGACTTTTTAGATGGGCTTTGTTGACTTGGGACCGTAAGTTGTATATGATACTCTTTCCTTCTCAAAATAAGTGTAGTTTTTGGCTTTTAAATTTTATTCCACAAAGAGTACAATTTTAGCTTGTTACGAGATCcgtctaattaaagcaataccaAGTACCAAGAAAATATTGAATAAAAAAACATATAGAGCCAATCAGATATTACTTTTCTAGTTTTAATGTGTATACATTCATTGAGAAtccagaaaacaaaataaataacatgATTTTCAATCACAATTAGTAGAAGTAATTAGGGATAACAAAGTCATTTCTTCGAATGAGTAATGcgtctgaaattttctaaaactacaCTCCTTGTAGGATGAAAGAGGTAGTATACATCTATGTATATGTATTAGTATTTTCCCCAAATCCTAGGTATGGCTACGCATACAGGGCATACCCTGGCGCCGCCACTGCCCCAAGGCCTAACCCTACGCGAGTCGAGTCGTGACTCGTGAGCAGCTCGCGAGGCCGCGAGGGAGCGGTCAGTCAGGTAAACGGCAAAACGAGGCTGATTGATTTGGCTTGGGCGCCAGAGCGGTGGGAGATCCCTTAAATTTCCAATCCAACTATCATATTAATATCATATTAAGAGAATACGTACTAGATAAGAAAAAAAGCTCCAACAATTTTTTAAAATCTTTTTTTTGTTCCCAATAATTATTAAGACAGCCTAATAATTTACTCCAACTCTCCCTAAATAAAAGGGAGTTGTGGCTCTTCCAATAAAATTGTTGGATTGAAAGAAGGTTATTAGGTGACTGCAAAAATAAGTCCCCCAACGATCTTAAAATTTTTATTGGGACATTTGCCAAAGGCCTGCTATCGTAGTGGTAGCATCGCTGGAGGCACTCCccagaggtcctgggttcgatcccCTCGGGGGCGAATTTCAGCTCTGGGATTAAAAAAACTCCCTCGCTTGTCCCACgtccaaagcactgtggagcccggTCTAACTCATAAggcgacgggcccccgtgtacgggtggggcaggggttcgggggttttcttggcctgctatgagaaggtcattctacctctcaaacaatgccgtgggggcggtctcaCCCCCGCAagtcaagttttttttattgAGATATTTTCAATATCAATTATTAAAAAAGAATAATTGGGAAACTGCTAGCAATGCTCTTCGGTGCATCTCCAATTCTACGTGGACATAGTTGGACCTAAGGCCTCCTGCAGTGGCCGCACCTTCATCTCAGGTGGCAACGGAGGAATCGAGGCAACGACTGCAGCTAGCGCACCttcgaggagagagagaggaaccaCACGCAATCTTTGCACCGGTTCCTCACGACTAAAAAAGAACAGGCTTCACTGGTGGTGGCGCTGGATTGCCAGGGACGAGCGAGATGTGAGAGAAAAGAGTGGGGGAAGGTGCGCTGTGGGGTGCGGCCACCGGAGAAGGAGTCAGTTTTGGAAAAACCTACATGGCCCCGTGTTTCCTGGGTGCACCGCATCCACGACTGGAGAAGACCTAAGAAGAGTTACCTATTTAACCCCTAGGTGGGACCATAGATGTGCTGAGTGTTGACGCTTTAGATGAAAAAAAGCAATTGGGCCGTTTCATAGGGTGGGCTGGGCCCGCCCAGCCCACCCTCTAGATCTGCCTATGCTCGTAGCTCGGGTTAAATTGTCGTTGGGTACCCGGTACCCTTATTTAAATCCGTACCCGTAGTATTTGGGTAGGGTCTGGATTACCCATCTCAATTTAGATATGAGTAGGGTATATATAGATAATACACATTTCACCCACATATATACCAGTTAGttagtttttcttttctattctaaTGTGTTCCGCAGCTCCACTcttgacgtgggacccacgtgtaaGTGTAgctacactgctttgcacagagtagctgtcgGTTATAttaagtcatctccaacaaatcaatttcgataaaattttatagtgtgaacgctgtttcaattttatagtgtgaatagCTATACTGTTTCAATTTCCATACTCGTTGGATAATTATCCACTCATTTGAAGATGGATTAATTAGGAATGAATAATTTATGGGTATGGACGTGGATAACCCATTACCTCTCCAAAAATAATGTGACTCGGACCGGcggttgttgttggtggtgggTGGTGGTAGGGAGTGGTGCTGGCTGACCCATAGTCATAGGATTTGAGGTCGAGAATACCGTTGCTCGATCCGGAAATACCGATCCCGTTCCGAAAATGCGGGATCGTTTTCGTTTTCGTCTTGTAAAAACCTCTTACAAGGACCTTATCTCGTTACTCGACTCCGTACCTGTAACATCCTTGAAATTCACTAACCAAAATCTCtcgctaaaaatcattttcAAAACATATTACAAAATTTATCTCTTGAGCTCGACTCTCTTACCATTTAAGCTCCATCTTATATCCATCTAATTATTTTCTCCCTTCAATCTATCAATGCACCAATCCTCTTCCTCCTAATACAATCTCTCTTGCTATCTCTCCTTCCTGTCTATTCCCACGTTCAGACCTCAAGCAAAATACACTTGAGAGCCAGCAAGCCAAGcagcacgcacacacacacactagcaTCAGAGTAATGCACGATTCAGCATGCAAGCGCGTTCATGCAAACCATATTGCTGCTGGTGCCTCCTCGCTAATTAACGGCAATGCTGCAATGCACAAACGCCACCTCCCTTTGTCACCTCTCATCTCCAAGCTCTA
This sequence is a window from Panicum virgatum strain AP13 chromosome 7K, P.virgatum_v5, whole genome shotgun sequence. Protein-coding genes within it:
- the LOC120642544 gene encoding coiled-coil domain-containing protein 115-like; protein product: MAAATEDLRLVESPPGVESAGEIDGTMGEHGRPRGDDDEEILQFMDSVDGYLVLMDSLSSALRQGWLDMASARHSMGPSRVSSTLFDHKEQSAATKLQVVDHSGLEPSESKPHFALSKLSLQEECNSTYDVTEQASTEPKLRHRGSATTPDGNHERDATTSDSSTGADTSSHVRKARSKALSVFGALVSPKLRTAQISFETALELIVELANSRSNMLASFSQLKE